One genomic segment of Vibrio sp. SCSIO 43136 includes these proteins:
- a CDS encoding TetR/AcrR family transcriptional regulator, which produces MIKMTGRVKTKDKILDVAEALFAEHGFNDTSLRAITSKANVNLASVNYHFGDKKTLVRAVIDRYLEVFMPALQDQLENLNLSDEYTMEDVFITIKQPLLDLNDVRPEGTSRFMSLLGRGYTDVQGHLRWFITERYGHVLKLFTNSVSKANPDLSPETLFWRLHFTLGTCVFTTASSQALAEIAYNDFGQKVYSEVIIDELLPYLAAGVAAK; this is translated from the coding sequence ATGATTAAAATGACAGGTCGAGTGAAGACAAAAGACAAAATTCTAGATGTAGCTGAAGCGTTGTTCGCCGAGCATGGATTTAACGACACTTCGCTTCGAGCCATTACAAGCAAAGCTAACGTTAACCTAGCTTCAGTTAACTACCACTTTGGTGACAAGAAGACTCTAGTGCGAGCGGTAATCGACCGTTATTTAGAGGTGTTTATGCCTGCCTTACAAGATCAGCTAGAAAACTTGAACTTAAGTGACGAATACACCATGGAGGATGTGTTTATTACCATTAAGCAGCCTCTGTTGGATTTAAATGATGTTCGCCCGGAAGGCACAAGTCGTTTCATGTCTCTTTTGGGTCGAGGATACACAGATGTGCAAGGTCACTTGCGCTGGTTTATCACCGAGCGCTACGGCCATGTGCTGAAACTGTTTACTAATTCAGTAAGTAAAGCCAACCCTGATTTGTCCCCTGAAACGCTATTTTGGCGTCTTCACTTCACATTAGGGACTTGTGTTTTTACTACTGCATCGAGTCAGGCACTGGCTGAAATCGCTTATAACGATTTTGGTCAAAAGGTCTATTCAGAAGTGATCATTGATGAATTGCTTCCGTATCTTGCTGCTGGTGTCGCGGCCAAATAA
- the nhaA gene encoding Na+/H+ antiporter NhaA, translating to MSDVIKDFFKMESAGGIILVIAAAIAMMVANSPLYGTYDSILHSYVAGMSVAHWINDGLMAVFFLLIGLEVKRELLEGALKSKETAIFPAIAAVGGMLAPALVYVLFNSGNPDALQGWAIPAATDIAFALGIMALLGKRVPVSLKVFLLALAIIDDLGVVVIIALFYSGELSTTALLAGFIATAVLFIMNMKHVTKLRWYMIVGAILWFSVLKSGVHATLAGVVIGFAIPLKGNKGEHSPLKHMEHALHPYVAFLILPIFAFANAGISLEGISLSSLTSMLPLGIALGLLVGKPLGIFSFSWVAVKMGVAKLPEGINFKHIFAVSVLCGIGFTMSIFISSLAFTGASAEFDTLARLGILMGSTTAAVLGYALLSMSLPKKAVEAAKVS from the coding sequence ATGAGTGATGTCATTAAAGACTTTTTTAAAATGGAATCTGCAGGGGGCATCATCCTAGTAATTGCAGCGGCGATTGCAATGATGGTAGCAAACTCACCTTTATACGGTACGTATGATTCTATTCTTCATTCCTATGTAGCAGGTATGTCCGTTGCTCACTGGATCAACGACGGCCTGATGGCGGTATTCTTTCTTCTTATCGGCTTAGAGGTTAAACGCGAGCTTCTAGAAGGTGCCTTGAAATCAAAAGAAACGGCTATCTTCCCTGCGATTGCGGCGGTAGGTGGTATGCTTGCGCCTGCACTAGTTTACGTACTATTCAACAGTGGTAACCCAGATGCGTTGCAAGGTTGGGCAATTCCAGCAGCAACAGACATTGCATTTGCTTTGGGTATCATGGCGCTACTTGGTAAGCGTGTACCGGTAAGCTTGAAGGTATTTTTGCTAGCACTAGCTATTATCGATGACCTAGGCGTTGTTGTAATTATCGCTCTGTTCTACAGCGGTGAACTATCGACTACAGCATTACTTGCCGGCTTTATAGCAACTGCTGTGCTGTTCATTATGAACATGAAGCACGTGACTAAGCTGCGATGGTATATGATTGTTGGTGCTATCTTGTGGTTCAGTGTATTGAAATCTGGTGTCCATGCTACCTTGGCTGGCGTAGTTATCGGCTTTGCTATTCCACTGAAAGGCAACAAAGGTGAACACTCTCCACTGAAACACATGGAGCATGCACTTCACCCATACGTTGCTTTCTTGATTCTGCCTATCTTTGCTTTTGCAAATGCAGGTATCTCACTAGAAGGTATTTCACTGAGCAGCCTAACTAGCATGTTGCCACTAGGTATCGCATTGGGTCTACTGGTTGGTAAGCCGCTAGGTATCTTTAGCTTCAGCTGGGTTGCTGTGAAGATGGGGGTTGCAAAACTGCCAGAGGGCATTAACTTCAAGCATATTTTTGCAGTATCCGTATTGTGTGGTATCGGCTTTACCATGTCGATCTTCATCTCTTCGCTAGCCTTCACTGGTGCAAGCGCTGAGTTTGATACGCTAGCAAGACTCGGCATCCTAATGGGCTCGACAACCGCAGCAGTGCTTGGTTACGCACTACTAAGTATGTCGCTTCCTAAGAAAGCTGTAGAAGCTGCTAAAGTTTCCTAA
- a CDS encoding lipocalin-like domain-containing protein, with protein MTRLLSSKFIQIVLVIAILMGIATVFYDSFFGEVESEDNNQVNRVLLGSVSAKFKKVSPDDAVILPQDFRFHPEYQHEWWHYFANVKDKQGQRYGVQWSFFRVATDDRKAVAWENPQLYISHMVVTSEQQVWKQQRLARGGIGQAGMTLAPFKIWIDDWHWKSLGRTPFPGRLDLDTDQFSVQLANYAAGPFVLNGDAGYLQKHPEVASYSVSAPFIRAKGALLLDGEMKEVEGLAWLTKEWGTGLLAEDHQGWDYFAIRLDKQQTLMVNHYRHADGTTSVFGTLANKKGDVIILDENDVSATSAMKQSLQSGRKLPLKWRIRVPEHAIDIEITPARREQWLPFAIPYWEGPVNTVGTHKATGLMQLTGY; from the coding sequence ATGACTCGTTTATTAAGCTCTAAGTTCATTCAAATCGTCCTTGTCATCGCTATCTTGATGGGGATAGCGACAGTGTTTTACGACTCCTTTTTTGGGGAGGTAGAGTCTGAAGACAACAATCAAGTCAATCGAGTGTTGTTGGGCAGTGTAAGTGCCAAATTTAAAAAGGTCTCCCCAGATGATGCCGTGATCTTGCCACAAGACTTTCGCTTTCATCCAGAGTACCAACATGAGTGGTGGCACTATTTTGCCAACGTGAAAGATAAGCAAGGCCAGCGTTATGGTGTGCAGTGGAGCTTTTTCCGTGTGGCGACAGACGATAGAAAGGCCGTAGCTTGGGAAAACCCGCAGCTATATATTTCTCACATGGTTGTCACCAGTGAGCAGCAAGTCTGGAAGCAACAGCGCTTAGCGCGTGGTGGAATTGGTCAGGCAGGCATGACGCTGGCCCCATTTAAAATCTGGATTGATGATTGGCATTGGAAGTCGCTTGGCCGTACCCCTTTCCCAGGGCGCTTGGACTTAGATACCGACCAGTTCTCAGTTCAACTGGCTAACTACGCTGCTGGTCCATTTGTATTAAATGGCGATGCAGGTTACCTACAAAAACACCCTGAAGTCGCTTCCTATTCGGTGAGCGCTCCTTTCATCCGAGCTAAAGGCGCTTTGCTGTTAGACGGTGAAATGAAAGAAGTAGAAGGCCTTGCTTGGCTGACTAAAGAGTGGGGTACAGGTTTGTTGGCGGAAGACCACCAAGGGTGGGACTATTTCGCCATTCGTCTTGATAAGCAGCAAACCTTGATGGTGAATCACTACCGTCATGCTGATGGCACAACAAGTGTTTTTGGCACATTAGCTAACAAGAAAGGCGATGTCATAATTCTCGATGAGAATGACGTTAGCGCCACCAGCGCAATGAAGCAGTCATTGCAGAGTGGTCGTAAGCTGCCTTTAAAATGGCGAATCAGGGTTCCTGAGCACGCAATTGATATTGAAATCACACCTGCAAGACGTGAACAATGGTTACCATTTGCGATCCCGTATTGGGAAGGCCCAGTGAATACTGTGGGCACTCATAAAGCGACCGGACTAATGCAACTGACAGGATATTAA
- a CDS encoding ABC transporter permease, producing the protein MLWPVVKALLGHYRRHPLQILLVWLGLTLGVSLLVGVLAINHHAKVSYASGEKLFSNPLPYRIRPIETTNKIPQGFYIQLRREGFSQCQPFDSYRVRTKDDQELTITGIDPVAMLAVYHGSSIKDIQILKLKEPPFPLMISQDLADYVGLKDGDFITLHNRQRLGPLIIDENNMLTGTRVIADIALLRQLNRPSGFDVLACGEMPEQKLEKLKAMLPNGMKLSQNTHAELDSLTLAFHTNLAAMGMLAFFVGLFIFYQAMSLSFIQRQPLVGTLRQIGVSMPQLVIALLAELVAWILISWLCGNGIGFLLANELLPSVSASLADIYDARVGLSLDWDWEWSRQSLLIAILGTLLACSFPLIRLIRTQPIRLSSRLSLVRFAGTEFSWQAGLACVFVVAAVAVSQAEQDQQTGYALLGLTLISIGLMMPFFVWKLFNALSFTLPWVKARWFFADCAASLSYRGVASMAFMLALATNIGVETMVGSFRETTDKWLAQRLAADIYVTPPNHIAARIGSWLSDQPEVEDVWWRWEKEVPSKRGTLQVVSIGESEGELAALTVKLAIPDYWFHLHHSKGVMVSESMALKMGIRTGDYVELPRPMSGNWQVVGVYYDYGNPYNQVLMSHRNWLHSFAGQGEVGLGVSLHSEATSTALLRRFNQMFRMPQERIQDNHIIHKQAMKVFDRTFSIAATLGNITLVIAVIGLFFSTLAGEVSRQRQLALMRCLGMSAKELVVLGGVQLFVLGLCSALVAIPLGIFIADLMIDVVLKQSFGWTMQLQVIPWYYAETFFWSFGALLIAGALPVLGMMKRTPIKSLRDAL; encoded by the coding sequence ATGTTATGGCCCGTAGTTAAGGCACTACTCGGGCACTATCGGCGTCATCCTCTACAAATCCTTCTCGTCTGGTTGGGTTTAACGTTAGGGGTTTCCTTACTTGTTGGTGTGTTGGCGATCAATCACCACGCTAAAGTCAGTTACGCATCGGGTGAGAAGCTATTTTCTAACCCGCTTCCCTATCGTATTCGTCCAATCGAAACGACCAATAAAATTCCGCAGGGTTTCTATATTCAGCTGAGGCGAGAAGGCTTTTCTCAGTGCCAGCCGTTTGATAGCTATCGTGTTCGCACCAAAGATGACCAAGAGCTAACGATTACTGGTATCGATCCAGTGGCGATGCTTGCGGTCTATCATGGCTCATCAATCAAAGATATCCAGATCTTAAAACTTAAAGAGCCACCGTTTCCTCTCATGATCAGCCAAGATTTGGCCGATTACGTTGGGCTTAAAGACGGTGACTTTATTACTCTGCACAATCGTCAGCGTTTAGGTCCGCTCATCATTGATGAAAACAATATGCTGACTGGCACCCGAGTCATCGCAGATATTGCGCTACTTCGTCAACTCAATAGACCATCAGGCTTCGATGTATTGGCGTGTGGAGAAATGCCAGAGCAGAAATTGGAAAAGCTAAAGGCGATGTTGCCTAATGGTATGAAGCTGTCTCAAAACACCCATGCGGAGCTTGATTCACTTACCTTAGCTTTTCATACCAATCTTGCTGCTATGGGCATGCTGGCATTTTTTGTTGGTCTGTTTATTTTCTATCAAGCCATGTCTTTGTCATTTATTCAGCGTCAACCATTGGTGGGAACCTTGCGTCAGATAGGGGTTTCGATGCCACAATTAGTGATTGCACTCTTAGCGGAATTGGTGGCATGGATTCTAATTTCTTGGTTGTGTGGTAACGGCATTGGCTTCCTGCTCGCTAATGAGCTGCTTCCTTCGGTCTCTGCAAGTCTGGCTGACATTTATGACGCTAGAGTCGGGCTAAGCCTTGATTGGGACTGGGAGTGGAGCCGACAAAGTCTATTGATTGCTATCTTGGGAACTCTGCTCGCTTGTAGTTTCCCTTTGATCCGCCTGATTCGTACCCAACCGATTCGTTTATCTTCTCGTCTCTCTTTGGTGCGCTTTGCAGGTACTGAGTTCTCTTGGCAAGCGGGATTGGCGTGCGTCTTTGTGGTTGCTGCCGTTGCGGTATCTCAAGCAGAGCAAGACCAACAAACAGGTTATGCCTTGCTTGGCCTGACGCTGATAAGCATTGGCTTGATGATGCCATTCTTTGTTTGGAAACTATTTAACGCGCTATCGTTCACTTTGCCTTGGGTCAAAGCCCGTTGGTTCTTTGCCGATTGCGCTGCAAGCCTAAGCTATCGTGGTGTGGCATCGATGGCATTTATGTTAGCACTTGCGACCAACATCGGTGTAGAAACCATGGTCGGCAGTTTTAGAGAAACTACGGACAAGTGGCTAGCGCAGCGATTGGCGGCGGATATCTATGTAACACCCCCCAATCATATCGCTGCTCGCATTGGCAGCTGGCTTAGCGATCAACCTGAGGTTGAAGATGTTTGGTGGCGCTGGGAGAAAGAAGTTCCGAGTAAACGTGGCACACTTCAAGTGGTCAGTATTGGGGAATCAGAAGGGGAGCTAGCCGCATTAACCGTCAAGCTCGCAATACCTGATTATTGGTTCCATTTGCATCATTCTAAAGGGGTGATGGTCAGTGAGTCGATGGCACTGAAAATGGGGATCCGCACAGGGGATTATGTAGAACTCCCTCGTCCAATGTCAGGCAACTGGCAAGTGGTTGGCGTCTACTATGATTATGGAAATCCTTACAACCAGGTACTGATGTCGCACCGAAATTGGTTGCATAGCTTTGCGGGCCAAGGAGAGGTTGGTTTAGGTGTGAGCCTCCATAGCGAGGCAACTTCGACTGCATTGCTGCGTCGATTCAATCAGATGTTCCGGATGCCACAAGAGCGGATCCAAGATAACCATATTATTCATAAGCAGGCGATGAAGGTGTTTGATAGAACCTTCAGCATTGCGGCAACCCTTGGCAACATCACTTTGGTTATTGCAGTGATTGGACTGTTCTTCTCAACTCTAGCAGGTGAAGTATCGCGCCAGCGTCAGCTCGCACTGATGCGTTGTTTGGGCATGTCAGCCAAAGAGCTAGTGGTTCTAGGCGGTGTTCAGCTATTTGTATTGGGCTTGTGCTCAGCACTGGTTGCTATTCCTTTGGGGATCTTCATTGCTGATCTGATGATTGATGTGGTGCTTAAACAGTCATTTGGCTGGACGATGCAATTGCAAGTGATCCCTTGGTATTACGCAGAGACTTTCTTCTGGTCTTTTGGCGCACTATTGATAGCTGGGGCACTGCCCGTGTTAGGAATGATGAAGCGAACCCCAATCAAATCGTTGAGGGATGCCTTGTAA
- a CDS encoding ABC transporter ATP-binding protein — MLRLKDLCKGYMDGGEFHPVLQGAELELQQGQQLALMGESGSGKSTLLNLIAGIDSVDTGEIIYPQFNMHLATESARTAYRRNNIGHIFQQFNLLPTLNIADNIRFCRQLKGMAEDRGLWRQILSALDLMPLLGRYPEEVSGGQQQRAAIARALYMEPKLLLADEPTGSLDERNAEAVMRLLTTLTKQLDCTLLLVTHSEKVAQHMQGSIRLQGGQLHVMARS; from the coding sequence ATGTTACGCCTTAAAGATCTCTGTAAAGGTTATATGGATGGTGGAGAGTTCCATCCAGTATTGCAGGGCGCCGAACTAGAGCTTCAGCAAGGCCAGCAACTGGCTTTGATGGGCGAGAGTGGTTCAGGCAAAAGTACCTTGCTTAATCTGATCGCAGGGATTGATAGCGTCGATACCGGTGAGATCATCTACCCGCAATTTAATATGCACTTGGCTACTGAATCCGCTCGTACGGCCTATCGCCGCAATAATATTGGCCACATCTTCCAGCAGTTCAATCTTTTGCCAACCTTGAATATTGCCGACAACATTCGCTTCTGTCGCCAGCTTAAAGGCATGGCAGAAGACCGTGGATTATGGCGTCAGATCTTGTCGGCACTCGACCTTATGCCGTTGCTTGGGCGCTACCCTGAAGAGGTGTCTGGTGGTCAGCAGCAACGCGCAGCCATCGCTCGTGCACTCTACATGGAACCTAAGCTGCTTTTGGCCGATGAGCCGACAGGTAGCTTAGATGAGCGCAACGCAGAAGCGGTAATGCGTCTGTTAACCACTTTGACTAAACAGCTTGATTGCACCTTATTACTAGTGACACACAGTGAAAAGGTTGCCCAACACATGCAGGGCAGTATCCGTCTTCAGGGAGGGCAGCTGCATGTTATGGCCCGTAGTTAA
- a CDS encoding MATE family efflux transporter produces MYQTLSLIRQHTDTSYVRKLFAIALPIALQSMLFSSRGLVDVLMLGQLGESEIAAIGIASRAMFVTTIMLVGVTTGGALLTAQYWGAGNRKGVTESTALTWVMSMLVALFTVLVFWLFPTQIMQVATDSEQIVALGKDYIVITALGMLNVACVASMAVGLRAVHQPGLSTFFSAIGIGSNVILNWMLIFGHWGAPKMGIQGAAWATLISGWIEVACLFIYLYAKQHLLAFRLGDLVATFRLDRISRFVKLSLPTTLNFLAWAGGLFAYHAIMGQTGVQGLAALSVMTPVESISLAFLIGLSNAAAVLVGNQLGAKEYDSVYYRAYGIIVINVVIGLVMAAVLYASQFYILQAFPALTDETRELSNKFMLILSLGIVLRSVPMTAIVGVLRAGGDVKFCLYQDLFAQWVVGIPVAALAAIGFGAAPEFVYLLFLTEEVIKWVGSLYRMKSKKWMNNLIEGS; encoded by the coding sequence ATGTATCAAACACTCTCATTAATCCGCCAACATACGGACACCAGTTACGTTCGTAAGCTATTTGCCATAGCTCTGCCTATTGCTTTGCAAAGTATGCTGTTTTCCAGCCGAGGTTTGGTCGATGTTTTAATGCTAGGCCAGCTCGGTGAATCCGAGATTGCGGCCATTGGTATCGCAAGTCGTGCCATGTTTGTCACTACGATTATGTTGGTGGGTGTGACCACAGGCGGTGCTTTGCTTACGGCACAATACTGGGGGGCAGGCAATCGCAAAGGAGTAACAGAAAGCACCGCATTGACTTGGGTGATGTCGATGTTGGTTGCGCTGTTTACCGTGTTGGTGTTTTGGCTGTTTCCAACTCAGATTATGCAAGTGGCAACCGATTCTGAGCAGATTGTTGCCTTGGGTAAAGACTACATAGTAATTACAGCGCTAGGCATGCTTAACGTGGCGTGTGTTGCCAGTATGGCGGTGGGACTTCGTGCTGTTCATCAGCCTGGGTTAAGTACCTTCTTTAGTGCTATCGGAATCGGGTCTAACGTTATTTTGAACTGGATGCTGATATTTGGTCATTGGGGCGCACCTAAAATGGGTATTCAAGGGGCGGCTTGGGCGACACTAATTAGCGGTTGGATAGAAGTGGCTTGCTTGTTTATCTATCTCTACGCCAAACAGCACTTATTAGCGTTCCGTCTCGGTGATCTCGTGGCGACTTTCCGTCTCGACCGAATCTCTCGATTCGTGAAGCTCTCGCTACCAACAACTTTGAACTTTCTTGCGTGGGCTGGTGGACTATTTGCTTATCACGCCATCATGGGGCAAACCGGTGTTCAAGGCTTAGCCGCACTGTCGGTCATGACACCAGTAGAGTCTATTTCTCTGGCCTTTTTAATCGGCTTATCAAATGCCGCTGCAGTATTGGTAGGAAATCAGCTCGGGGCAAAAGAGTATGACTCTGTGTACTACCGAGCGTACGGCATTATCGTCATTAACGTGGTGATTGGCTTGGTCATGGCCGCAGTGCTATATGCAAGTCAGTTTTACATTCTTCAAGCCTTTCCTGCACTTACCGATGAAACTCGAGAACTGTCCAATAAATTCATGTTGATATTGAGCTTGGGAATTGTGCTGCGCTCAGTGCCAATGACGGCGATTGTCGGCGTGTTAAGGGCTGGCGGCGACGTGAAGTTTTGCCTTTACCAAGACCTATTTGCCCAGTGGGTGGTGGGTATTCCTGTGGCAGCACTGGCGGCGATTGGTTTTGGTGCTGCTCCGGAGTTTGTTTATCTGTTATTTCTCACCGAAGAAGTGATTAAATGGGTCGGTTCACTTTATCGAATGAAAAGCAAAAAGTGGATGAACAATCTTATAGAAGGCTCATGA
- a CDS encoding DUF2867 domain-containing protein gives MQNVLVLGASGYIGSQLIPLLLEQGYCVRAVSRHIDHLKMRVPQHPNLTIDYLDLIDKDSIDIALEKIDSVFFLVHGMAHGHDFIEYELALAQNFSDSVTKSCVKHVIYMSALQPTSGRSEHLEARKRTGEILWSTGIPITELRAGVVIGPGSAAFEIMRDFVYNLPIIAAPSSIQSKANPIALDNLNHYLLSLVKETPKQNRRFQVGGPDVLTYQEQFATIMHFAGKKRPIWKTSLLTPSLASRWLGVVTSVDASIGGALLAGIEHDYIADAQAIRSAYPQTLISYSDMVKATLDQEGEFVRSQVWGFEPLALNRWQPGFGYYPKQTGASATTNASAQALWQVITKLGSKDEGYFFANGLWRTREWLDLLFGGGKPIRRRPRGRQLEVGDYIDSWKVIVSEEERFFSLLFGMKGPGLGRLEFTIKELGDNTRQIEVNAWWHPQGFRGLLYWFAMMPAHLFIFKGMVRAIVTKAEQL, from the coding sequence ATACAAAATGTACTCGTTCTTGGAGCTTCTGGTTACATCGGCTCTCAGTTGATCCCTCTGTTGCTTGAGCAAGGTTACTGTGTTCGTGCGGTGTCACGTCATATTGACCATTTGAAAATGCGAGTACCACAGCACCCTAATCTCACCATCGATTACCTAGATTTAATTGATAAAGATTCGATTGATATCGCACTAGAGAAAATAGACAGTGTATTTTTCCTCGTCCATGGCATGGCGCATGGGCATGACTTTATTGAGTATGAACTGGCGTTAGCACAAAATTTCAGTGACAGCGTCACCAAATCCTGCGTAAAGCATGTTATATACATGAGTGCGCTTCAACCAACCTCTGGCCGCTCTGAACACTTAGAAGCACGTAAGCGGACTGGTGAGATTTTATGGTCAACTGGAATACCCATTACCGAATTGAGAGCGGGTGTCGTTATAGGGCCGGGATCAGCCGCTTTTGAAATCATGCGGGACTTTGTTTACAACCTTCCTATCATCGCCGCACCAAGTTCCATTCAATCTAAAGCTAATCCTATCGCTTTAGATAATCTCAACCATTATTTACTCTCGCTGGTTAAAGAAACTCCCAAACAAAATCGGCGCTTCCAAGTTGGTGGCCCCGACGTTCTTACCTATCAAGAGCAATTTGCGACCATCATGCATTTTGCTGGCAAGAAGCGTCCTATTTGGAAAACCTCATTGTTAACCCCATCACTCGCATCAAGGTGGCTTGGTGTGGTCACATCCGTAGATGCATCCATCGGTGGTGCGCTACTTGCTGGTATCGAGCATGACTACATTGCTGATGCTCAAGCGATCCGTTCAGCTTACCCGCAAACTTTAATCAGCTACTCAGATATGGTGAAAGCCACGCTTGACCAAGAAGGTGAGTTTGTTCGCAGTCAAGTATGGGGGTTTGAGCCGCTGGCACTTAACCGCTGGCAACCGGGATTTGGTTACTATCCCAAACAAACTGGCGCTAGTGCTACCACCAATGCGTCTGCTCAAGCCTTGTGGCAAGTGATCACTAAGTTAGGCAGTAAAGATGAAGGCTACTTTTTTGCAAACGGTTTATGGCGTACTCGAGAGTGGCTAGATCTGTTGTTTGGTGGAGGAAAGCCCATTCGTCGCAGGCCAAGAGGCCGACAATTAGAAGTCGGTGATTATATCGATTCGTGGAAAGTGATCGTCAGTGAAGAAGAGCGATTTTTCTCACTACTGTTTGGTATGAAAGGGCCGGGGTTAGGTCGCTTAGAGTTCACCATAAAAGAGCTTGGAGACAACACTCGGCAAATTGAAGTGAACGCTTGGTGGCACCCTCAAGGATTTCGAGGCTTACTTTACTGGTTTGCCATGATGCCCGCGCATCTGTTTATTTTTAAAGGCATGGTGCGGGCAATCGTAACGAAAGCGGAGCAATTATAG
- a CDS encoding DUF2913 family protein — protein MAMYHQEIQKLANCALEEMRAEHATGKLVNAPVSNNHFLVRWVTKALKTQRFDRCVGDDLTRWQKQGRSKGNQAGIERVFSDISAMYGKLLPADTQHKEIWDKDINDFIDAMEAKGWGVCTEYDLSEKIQLFTDGENSFALCNTQCDDCFETTEGDELEPLVKPMSWFVRGHHAEFVRLATEAGFLLHKVTDYKSKVKYHGEYLIYPKNHGPSLAEIPIGYQA, from the coding sequence ATGGCGATGTACCACCAAGAAATTCAAAAATTAGCAAACTGTGCACTCGAGGAAATGCGCGCAGAACACGCTACAGGGAAGTTGGTCAACGCACCCGTAAGTAACAACCACTTCTTAGTGCGTTGGGTGACAAAAGCACTAAAAACACAACGTTTTGACCGCTGTGTTGGCGACGATTTAACTCGTTGGCAAAAACAAGGCCGCAGTAAGGGAAATCAGGCGGGTATTGAGCGAGTATTTAGCGATATCTCAGCCATGTATGGAAAACTGCTCCCTGCAGACACGCAGCACAAAGAGATCTGGGATAAAGACATTAATGACTTTATCGATGCGATGGAAGCCAAGGGGTGGGGCGTTTGCACTGAATATGATCTCAGCGAGAAAATTCAGCTATTTACCGATGGTGAAAACTCTTTTGCGCTGTGCAACACTCAATGTGATGACTGCTTTGAAACTACCGAAGGCGATGAGCTAGAACCACTAGTAAAACCAATGAGTTGGTTCGTTCGCGGCCATCACGCTGAGTTTGTTCGTTTAGCCACCGAAGCGGGTTTTCTGCTACATAAGGTGACGGACTATAAGTCTAAGGTTAAATATCACGGGGAATACTTGATCTACCCGAAGAATCACGGTCCAAGTCTGGCTGAGATCCCAATCGGCTATCAAGCCTAA
- a CDS encoding Bcr/CflA family multidrug efflux MFS transporter: MPSQQSNQLGWLLFFVLGAIGALTPLAIDMYLPAMPAIAKDLGVEAGDVQITLTMYTAGFAVGQLLHGPLSDSYGRKPILIIGTALFALAAMVSATTSGIDALTYVRFAQGFAGAAAAVVIQAVVRDMFDKEDFARTMSFITLVMTVAPLVAPMIGGHLAIWFGWRSIFWVLAIFAAIVIAAVIWKIPETLKVENRQPLHVRSTFRNYARLICNPVAMGLILSGAFSFSGMFAFLTAGSFVYIELFGVSPDQFGYLFGLNVICLIIMTTINGRIVKKMGSHWMLKFGLSIQGLAGVGLLVGWWFDLGLWGIVPFVMMFVGTISTIGSNSMGLLLSGYPQMAGTASSLAGTLRFGTGSVVGVIVASFPSTSEAPMVLTMTACAVLSALFYLLLGKKA; encoded by the coding sequence ATGCCTTCACAACAAAGCAACCAACTTGGCTGGTTGCTCTTTTTCGTCCTTGGTGCAATCGGTGCGTTAACCCCGCTTGCCATCGATATGTATTTGCCTGCAATGCCTGCGATCGCAAAAGATCTTGGGGTTGAAGCGGGTGATGTGCAGATCACCTTGACCATGTACACCGCAGGTTTTGCTGTGGGTCAGTTACTGCATGGGCCACTGTCTGACAGCTATGGTCGAAAACCGATATTGATCATTGGAACGGCGCTATTTGCGTTGGCGGCGATGGTTAGCGCAACCACCAGTGGTATTGATGCACTGACCTATGTGCGTTTTGCCCAAGGTTTTGCTGGAGCAGCCGCCGCTGTGGTGATCCAAGCCGTAGTGCGAGACATGTTCGATAAAGAAGATTTCGCCCGAACCATGTCGTTCATCACCTTGGTTATGACTGTTGCTCCATTGGTTGCTCCAATGATAGGTGGACATCTGGCGATTTGGTTTGGCTGGCGTTCCATTTTCTGGGTGTTGGCAATCTTTGCGGCCATCGTCATTGCCGCAGTGATTTGGAAGATCCCTGAAACGCTCAAAGTCGAAAACCGTCAACCTCTGCACGTGCGTTCTACATTTAGGAATTACGCAAGGTTGATCTGCAACCCTGTAGCAATGGGGCTAATATTGTCAGGCGCATTCTCTTTTTCAGGTATGTTCGCCTTTCTCACGGCTGGCTCTTTTGTCTACATAGAACTGTTTGGCGTGAGTCCTGATCAATTTGGCTATCTGTTTGGCTTGAATGTCATCTGCTTGATCATCATGACCACCATCAATGGTCGTATTGTGAAGAAGATGGGCTCACATTGGATGCTAAAGTTTGGCTTGTCGATTCAGGGGCTAGCAGGGGTTGGCTTACTTGTTGGCTGGTGGTTTGACTTAGGTTTATGGGGAATTGTGCCATTTGTGATGATGTTTGTCGGCACGATTTCAACCATAGGCAGTAACAGTATGGGGCTACTATTAAGTGGTTATCCGCAAATGGCGGGTACGGCGTCTTCACTTGCGGGCACCCTAAGATTTGGTACTGGCTCTGTAGTTGGAGTGATTGTCGCTTCCTTCCCAAGCACCAGTGAGGCTCCGATGGTTCTGACGATGACCGCATGTGCGGTGTTGTCTGCATTGTTTTATTTATTATTAGGTAAGAAAGCGTAA